A single genomic interval of Littorina saxatilis isolate snail1 linkage group LG17, US_GU_Lsax_2.0, whole genome shotgun sequence harbors:
- the LOC138953328 gene encoding uncharacterized protein encodes MKTHVLPSKSVTINPIPANIVLRYRFVCLSVRLSICVYLFGCSESAKHDFTDDKNYERDQHGSSDYDQHGSSDYDQHGSSDSDQHSSSDYDQHGSSDYDQHGSSDYDQHGSSDYDQHGSSDYDQHGSSDYDQHSSSDYDQHSFSDNDQHSSSDRENLHDGSGLSRKHQH; translated from the coding sequence ATGAAGACACATGTGCTACCCAGTAAAAGCGTCACCATAAATCCAATTCCCGCTAACATTGTTTTACGCTAtaggtttgtctgtttgtctgtccgtctctccaTCTGTGTTTATCTGTTTGGCTGCAGTGAATCAGCCAAGCACGACTTCACTGACGACAAGAACTACGAGCGCGACCAGCACGGTTCCAGTGACTACGACCAGCACGGTTCCAGTGACTACGACCAGCACGGTTCCAGTGACTCCGACCAGCACAGTTCCAGTGACTACGATCAGCACGGTTCCAGTGACTACGATCAGCACGGTTCCAGTGACTACGACCAGCACGGTTCCAGTGACTACGACCAGCACGGTTCCAGTGACTACGATCAGCACGGTTCCAGTGACTACGATCAGCACAGTTCCAGTGACTACGACCAGCACAGTTTCAGTGACAACGACCAGCACAGTTCCAGTGATCGAGAAAACCTGCACGATGGATCAGGACTGTCCCGCAAGCACCAACACTGA
- the LOC138953329 gene encoding uncharacterized protein yields the protein MLNFEDDVKSSGEECYVWNTEQPPECYVWNTEQPPECYVWNTEQPPECYVWNTEQPPECYVWNTEQPPECYVWNTEQPPECYVWNTEQPPECYVWNTEQPHECYVWNTEQPPECYVWNTEQPHECYVWNTEQPHECYVWNTEQPPECYVWNTEQPPECYVWNTEQPPECYVWNTEQPHECYVWNTEQPHECYVWNTEQPPEFYVWNTEQPHECYVWNTEQPPECYVWNTEQPPECYVWNTEQPHEKKRRTEHNNVDAWKILLEPRS from the exons ATGCTGAACTTTGAGGATGATGTAAAATCCAGTGGTGAAGAG TGCTACGTCTGGAACACCGAACAACCACCTGAGTGCTACGTCTGGAACACCGAACAACCACCTGAGTGCTACGTCTGGAACACCGAACAACCACCTGAGTGCTACGTCTGGAACACCGAACAACCACCTGAGTGCTACGTCTGGAACACCGAACAACCACCTGAGTGCTACGTCTGGAACACCGAACAACCACCTGAGTGCTACGTCTGGAACACCGAACAACCACCCGAGTGCTACGTCTGGAACACCGAACAACCACATGAGTGCTACGTCTGGAACACCGAACAACCACCTGAGTGCTACGTCTGGAACACCGAACAACCACATGAGTGCTACGTCTGGAACACCGAACAACCACATGAGTGCTACGTCTGGAACACCGAACAACCACCTGAGTGCTACGTCTGGAACACCGAACAACCACCTGAGTGCTACGTCTGGAACACCGAACAACCACCTGAGTGCTACGTCTGGAACACCGAACAACCACATGAGTGCTACGTCTGGAACACCGAACAACCACATGAGTGCTACGTCTGGAACACCGAACAACCACCTGAGTTCTACGTCTGGAACACCGAACAACCACATGAGTGCTACGTCTGGAACACCGAACAACCACCTGAGTGCTACGTCTGGAACACCGAACAACCACCTGAGTGCTACGTCTGGAACACCGAACAACCACACGAGAAGAAGAGGAGAACGGAACACAATAACGTAGATGCCTGGAAGATCTTGTTAGAACCCAGAAGCTGA